The following nucleotide sequence is from Dyella sp. BiH032.
CACCCCTTCGCCTGTCAAGCCTTTGCCATGCCCGGATCACGGAATGTGAACGGGCGCTGCGGCAAGGTAGCCGGCATGCGGGTCCTCGAGTCGCCAGGCCGTCCCTATAACGTTCGAAGGGGCATTTCGTTGCAACGGAGGCGTCCGTGAGCCTGCCCGACCTTGCCCTCCAGGCGGAATCCCTTCTGCAGCGTTTCCGACGGGTGCGCGCCCGCACGCTGCAGTTGTGCGCCGGCCTCAGCGCCGAAGACATGATGGTGCAGTCCATGCCCGACGCCAGTCCGGCGAAGTGGCATCTGGCCCATACCACCTGGTTCTTCGAGCAGTTCCTGCTGGGCCGCGATGCCGCGTGGCGGCCGCGCCACCCCGAGTGGCATTACCTGTTCAATTCCTACTACCAGACGGTGGGGCCCATGCATGCCCGCCCGCGGCGCGGCCTGCTGTCGCGTCCGTCGCTGGACGAGGTCATCGAATACCGTCGTTACGTCGAAGCCGCGGTTGAGACACGCATCGAGACTGGTCTGGGCGCTGCGGAAGCCATCGTCGAACTCGGCCTGCAGCACGAACAGCAGCATCAGGAGCTGCTGGTCACCGATATCCAGCATGCGCTCTGGTGCAATCCGCTGCGTCCGGCCTATGACCCGACCCTGGCGCCTCCCTCGGCGTCGCGCGTCGAGCCGCTGGCATACGTGGATGGCCAGGAGGGCGTGATCGAGATCGGCCATGCGGGCGACGGCTTCGCCTTCGACAACGAAGGTCCCCGGCATCGTGCGTATCTGCAAGCGCACGCGCTCGCCAATCGGCTGGTGACGAACGGCGAATATCGCCTGTTCGTGCAGGACGGCGGCTATCGCGAGCCGACGCTGTGGCTCTCCGACGGCTGGGCCACCGTCCAGGCGGAGGGCTGGGAGCGGCCGCTTTACTGGCAGGCGGATCTCGACAGTGCGTACGGCCTCGCCGGCGTGCACGAACTGGACCCCGCCGCGCCGGTCGTGCACCTGAGCTATTTCGAAGCCGATGCCTTCGCGCGCTGGGCCGGCGCGCGCCTGCCTACCGAAGCCGAATGGGAAAGCGCCGCGGCGGCGCAACCCGTTCGCGGCAATCTGCTCGACGGTCGTCCGCAACCGCCGCGCGCAGCGGTGGGCGAAGGCCTGCTGCAGATGTATGGCGATGCGTGGGAATGGACCGCTTCGCCGTATGTGAGCTATCCCGGCTTCCAACCGTTGCCCGGCGCGCTGGGCGAATACAACGGCAAGTTCATGAACGCGCAATGGGTGTTGCGGGGCGGTTCCTGCGCCACGCCACGCGATCACATCCGCGCCACCTACCGCAACTTTTTTCCCGCGCAGGCCCGCTGGCAGTTCGCCGGCCTGCGCCTCGCCCGCGACCGGTAAGCAAGAGAGCCCTGCACGATGAGTCTGCAAGCCCTGGAACCCCGCGACGACGATCGCCGCCCACCTGCCAGCGAACTGCTCGAGATTGTCCAGCGCGGATTGCGCGCGACGCCGAAACGCCTGCCGTCCTGGCTGTTCTACGACGAGCGCGGCAGCGAACTGTTCGAGCAGATCTGCGAACAGCCGGAGTATTACCTCACGCGCGCGGAGATCGCCTTGCTCGATGCGCATGCAGGCGATATCGCCGACGTACTGGGGCCGGATGTCCGTTTGGTCGAATACGGCAGCGGCAACGCAGTAAAGACGCGCCAGCTGCTCGGCCATCTGGCTTCCCCGGTGTGCTACGTGCCGGTAGAGATCGCGTCCGAAGCGCTCACTGCCAGCGTGCAGCGCCTGGCCGAACGCTTTCCCTCGCTGCCGATGCAGCCGTTGCATGCGGATTTCACCCGCCCGCTGCGCCTGCCGATTCCGCCACGCGCGCCGCGGCGTACGGTGATCTATTTCCCCGGCTCGACCATCGGCAATTTCGAGCAGCGCGAGGCAATCCAGCTGCTGCGGACGATGCGCGACGAGATGGGCGAAGCCGGCGGCGTGCTGATCGGCGTGGACCTGAAGAAAGACGCGGCGCGCATCGAAGCGGCCTATAACGATCGCGCAGGCGTCACCGCCGAGTTCACGCTCAACATGCTCGCTCGCCTCAACCGCGAGCTGGGCTGCGATTTCCAGCTCGGCGCCTTCCGCCACCGCGCACACTACAACCCGCTCGCCGGACGCATCGAGACGCACATCATCAGCCTTCGAGAGCAGAAGGTGAGGGTGGGGCGCATGCTGGCGTCGTTCGCGGAAGAGGAGGCGATGCTGGTGGAGTACAGCTGCAAGTATTCGCCGGAGGATTTCGCGGCGATGGCGGGGAAGGCGGGGTTGGAGGTGGCGAGGGTTTGGTTGGATCCGGAGGGGTTGTTTTCTTTGCAGTATTTGGTGCGTCGCGCGGGTTGATTTTGCGATGGGTGGGGGAGCGCTCGCGGACGCTAAGGGTGGCCTCGCGCTCACTGCTCGTCATTCCGGCGCGGGTCGGAATCTAGTGGCGACACGGTTCGGTTGTCTTGGCGTGGTCGCCAGTCTGGTCTCGCCCCTCGCGGGGCGAGGGTTTCGCTCTCCTGCCGGAGAGCGAGTTACTTCTTCTTTGCTTGCCCAAAGAAGAAGTAACCAAGAAGAAAGGGCCCCCTGCGCGGCGCCCTCCGCAGCCTACGCTGCTCCGGGTGCGTTGAGGGCTGGCCGGGCTTTTCGATCGGGCATCCTTGCCCGAATCGAAAAGGCGGGGACGTCCTGTCCCCGCCCGCCTGCGGCGGCCTGATCGTCCAGCCCTCACCGCCGCGAAGGGAACCCGGGAGATCAAGAGCGCTACGGAGCGTCGCTTCGCTCGCTCTTGTTTGGATTGTTCTCGCCGCGGTACCGCACTTCTCCTTCTCCCCTCCGGGGAGAAGGCTGGGATGAGGGGCGGGTGCTCGCCAAAACGTTGCTAAGAGCAAAACCCGCAGCACTGATGAGTGACGACGCCCACTCAAGCCGCCGGCCGTCGCGCCCCCAATTGCACGAGAATCTCCTGCGCACTCCGGATCCGCTCCGCCGCACCCGGCAGTTCCAGGATCACCTTCAGCTTGTCCTGACCGTCCAGCTTGTAGACGCGCGGCTGGCTCTGGATCAGGCGGATGATGGCCATCGGGTCGACGTCGGGTTTTTCGCGGAAAGTGATGCGTCCGCCGTTCGGGCCGAAGTCCACCTTGCGGATGCCCAGCGGCGTGGCCATCAGTTTCAGGCCCGCGATGGCGAACAGGTTCTTGGTGGCGTCCGGCAGCAGGCCGAAGCGGTCGATCATTTCCACTTGCAGGTCGCGCAGTGCTTCGTCATTGCGCGCGCTGGCGATGCGCTTGTACAGGGTCAGGCGCGTGTGGACGTCCGGCAGGTAGTCGTCGGGAATCAGGGCGGGGAGGTGCAGTTCCACCTCAGTCTCGTGTTCGGAGCTGAGGTCGAAGTCCGGCACCTTGCCCGACTTCAGCGCACGCACCGCGCGTTCCAGTAGCTCGGTATAGAGGCCGAAGCCGATCTCCTGGATCTGCCCCGACTGCTCATCACCGAGCAGCTCGCCGGCACCGCGGATCTCCAGGTCGTGCGTGGCGAGCGTAAAGCCCGCGCCCAGTTCCTCCAGCGATGCCAGCGCTTCCAGGCGCTTCTCCGCATCGGCAGTCATCGCCTTGCGGTCCGGCACGACCAGGTAGGCATAGGCGCGATGGTGCGAGCGGCCCACGCGGCCGCGCAGCTGGTGCAGCTGCGCCAGGCCGAAGCGGTCGGCACGGTCGATGATGATCGTGTTGGCGGTCGGGATGTCGATGCCCGTCTCGATGATGGTGGTGCACACCAGCACGTTGAAGCGCTGGCGGTGGAAATCCGCCATCACCTGCTCCAGCTCGCGCTCGGCCATCTGGCCATGGGCGATGCCGATGCGCGCTTCGGGAATCAGCTCTTGCAGCTCGCGCGCGGTGCGCTCGATGCTGTCCACCTCGTTGTGCAGGAAGTACACCTGGCCGCCGCGCGCCAGCTCGCGCTGGAACGCTTCGCGGATCGTCGCCGGGTCCCAGGCGTTGACGAAGGTACGCACGGCCATGCGGTGCGCCGGCGGCGTGGCGATCAGCGAGAGATCGCGCAGTCCGCTCATTGCCATGTTCAGCGTGCGCGGGATCGGCGTGGCAGTCATGGTCAGCAGGTCGACTTCGGCGCGCAGCTTCTTCAGCTGCTCCTTCTGGCGCACGCCGAAGCGCTGCTCCTCGTCCACGATCACCAGGCCGAGGTTCTTGAACTTGATGTCCGGCTGCAGCAGCTTGTGCGTGCCGACGATCACATCGATCTGGCCATCGGCCAGGCGCTTGAGCGCCTCGTTCACTTCCTTGGTGGACTTAAAGCGCGACAGCACGTCCACCCGCACCGGCCAGTCGGCGAAACGATCGGCGAAGTTGCGGTAGTGCTGCTGCGCGAGCAGGGTGGTCGGCACCAGCACCGCCACCTGCTTGCCCGCCGTGGCGGCGGCGAAGGCGGCGCGCAGCGCGACTTCCGTCTTGCCGAAGCCCACGTCGCCGCAGATCACGCGATCCATCGCGCGCGGCGCGGCCAGGTCGCCGAGCACCGCATCGATCGCCTGCTGCTGGTCCGGAGTCTCCTCGAATGGGAAGCTGCCGCCGAATTCCTCCACCAGTTGGCGGTCGATCGGAAGCGATTCGCCGCCGCGCGCTTCGCGCTGCGCATAGATGGCCAGCAGCTCCGCGGCGACGTCGCGCACTTTCTCCGCAGCCTTGCGGCGCGCGCGTTCCCAGGCATCGCCGCCCAGCGAATGCAGCGGCGCCAGTTCCGGCGCGGTGCCGGTGTAGCGGCTGACCAGGCCCAGCTGCGCCACCGGCACGTAGAGCTTGTCGCCCTTGGCGTATTCGATGGTGAGGAACTCGCCTTCGGTGCCGCCCAGCTCCATCGACACCAGGCCCTGGTAGCGGCCCACGCCGTGATCGACGTGCACGATAGGTGCACCGATGGTCAGTTCGGTGAGGTCGCGGATGATGGCGTCGGGATCGCGCGCGGCCCCACGGCGGCGTTTGCGCTCGGTACGCACGCGTTCGCCGTACAACTCGCGCTCGGTGAGCACGGTGATGGCCGGCTGCTTCAGCGCGAAACCCTGTTCCAGGCCCGCGATGGCGATGGCGAACTTCGGTCCGCTGCCGTCGGCACCCATGAAGCGCGGCCAGCCGTCGATGCTTTCCGGCTTGAGTCCCGCGGCCGCCAACGTCTCGATCAAGGCCTCGCGGCGGCCCGCCGAATCCGCGGCGATCAGCACGCGGCCGGGGTAGCTGGCCATGAAGTGCCGCAACGAGGTGCCCGGTTCCTCGCCCTTGCGATTGAGCGGCAGCTCCGGCGCCGGTTGCGTGCCGACGTCCACGGCGTGTTCG
It contains:
- the egtB gene encoding ergothioneine biosynthesis protein EgtB gives rise to the protein MPDLALQAESLLQRFRRVRARTLQLCAGLSAEDMMVQSMPDASPAKWHLAHTTWFFEQFLLGRDAAWRPRHPEWHYLFNSYYQTVGPMHARPRRGLLSRPSLDEVIEYRRYVEAAVETRIETGLGAAEAIVELGLQHEQQHQELLVTDIQHALWCNPLRPAYDPTLAPPSASRVEPLAYVDGQEGVIEIGHAGDGFAFDNEGPRHRAYLQAHALANRLVTNGEYRLFVQDGGYREPTLWLSDGWATVQAEGWERPLYWQADLDSAYGLAGVHELDPAAPVVHLSYFEADAFARWAGARLPTEAEWESAAAAQPVRGNLLDGRPQPPRAAVGEGLLQMYGDAWEWTASPYVSYPGFQPLPGALGEYNGKFMNAQWVLRGGSCATPRDHIRATYRNFFPAQARWQFAGLRLARDR
- the egtD gene encoding L-histidine N(alpha)-methyltransferase, producing MSLQALEPRDDDRRPPASELLEIVQRGLRATPKRLPSWLFYDERGSELFEQICEQPEYYLTRAEIALLDAHAGDIADVLGPDVRLVEYGSGNAVKTRQLLGHLASPVCYVPVEIASEALTASVQRLAERFPSLPMQPLHADFTRPLRLPIPPRAPRRTVIYFPGSTIGNFEQREAIQLLRTMRDEMGEAGGVLIGVDLKKDAARIEAAYNDRAGVTAEFTLNMLARLNRELGCDFQLGAFRHRAHYNPLAGRIETHIISLREQKVRVGRMLASFAEEEAMLVEYSCKYSPEDFAAMAGKAGLEVARVWLDPEGLFSLQYLVRRAG
- the mfd gene encoding transcription-repair coupling factor, which encodes MPSPMPSRTVPLPPFPSTPKHRRYWTPPHGSARALVVAEAARAHEGLLVAVTRDTQRAHALEEELKLFAGDLPVLHFPDWETLPYDIFSPHPEIVSQRIATLYSLPATRRGVLVVPVATLMQRIAPHSHVTGSGLVLKKGQKLDLSAEQRRLEAAGYRNVPQVAEPGDFAVRGALIDIFPMGAGEPYRVELFDDEVESIRSFDPETQRSQQPVEKVELLPAREFPLTEQAAKDFRGKLRERFPIDVRRCPLYQDMKEGVTPGGIEYYLPLFFEQTATLFDYLAEGAVFVLGEGTLESAEQFWQQTGERYDQRAHDIERPVLPPAELYLPPEQLREQLNRRLRVEVVESGHEHAVDVGTQPAPELPLNRKGEEPGTSLRHFMASYPGRVLIAADSAGRREALIETLAAAGLKPESIDGWPRFMGADGSGPKFAIAIAGLEQGFALKQPAITVLTERELYGERVRTERKRRRGAARDPDAIIRDLTELTIGAPIVHVDHGVGRYQGLVSMELGGTEGEFLTIEYAKGDKLYVPVAQLGLVSRYTGTAPELAPLHSLGGDAWERARRKAAEKVRDVAAELLAIYAQREARGGESLPIDRQLVEEFGGSFPFEETPDQQQAIDAVLGDLAAPRAMDRVICGDVGFGKTEVALRAAFAAATAGKQVAVLVPTTLLAQQHYRNFADRFADWPVRVDVLSRFKSTKEVNEALKRLADGQIDVIVGTHKLLQPDIKFKNLGLVIVDEEQRFGVRQKEQLKKLRAEVDLLTMTATPIPRTLNMAMSGLRDLSLIATPPAHRMAVRTFVNAWDPATIREAFQRELARGGQVYFLHNEVDSIERTARELQELIPEARIGIAHGQMAERELEQVMADFHRQRFNVLVCTTIIETGIDIPTANTIIIDRADRFGLAQLHQLRGRVGRSHHRAYAYLVVPDRKAMTADAEKRLEALASLEELGAGFTLATHDLEIRGAGELLGDEQSGQIQEIGFGLYTELLERAVRALKSGKVPDFDLSSEHETEVELHLPALIPDDYLPDVHTRLTLYKRIASARNDEALRDLQVEMIDRFGLLPDATKNLFAIAGLKLMATPLGIRKVDFGPNGGRITFREKPDVDPMAIIRLIQSQPRVYKLDGQDKLKVILELPGAAERIRSAQEILVQLGARRPAA